The following are from one region of the Magallana gigas chromosome 4, xbMagGiga1.1, whole genome shotgun sequence genome:
- the LOC136275118 gene encoding uncharacterized protein: MFPSTVLNMAPNAAITILFILGEILYKNVQGPQCDNPLDNLDKNKTLDIWDLLEILTSSHRTYFKANNLSENTQHGIEKSRKKTFELCFLTMCFDITCSCVDAGKDTCTSLNTSTDKSTRLRTSDACPYCMLLNPRINVEKNKLEKQNVTQKRGML, translated from the exons ATGTTCCCTAGCACTGTCCTCAATATGGCGCCTAATGCAGCAataacaattttgtttattttag gtgaaattttgtataaaaatgtgcaGGGACCACAATGTGATAATCCTTTAGATAACctagacaaaaataaaacact GGATATTTGGGACCTGTTGGAAATATTAACTTCGTCGCATAGGAcatattttaaag CAAACAACTTAAGTGAAAATACACAGCATGGAATAGAAAAGTCACGGAAAAAGACATTTGAACTTTGTTTTCTGACAATGTGCTTCGATATTACCTGTTCATGTGTTGATGCGGGAAAAGATACCTGTACCTCGTTGAACACCTCTACAGATAAAAGTACCCGCTTGAGGACTAGTGATGCGTGTCCTTACTGCATGCTTCTTAATCCAAGAATCAACGTGGAAaagaataaactagagaaacaAAATGTCACTCAAAAGAGAGGTATGTTATGA